Proteins encoded within one genomic window of Akkermansiaceae bacterium:
- the aroE gene encoding shikimate dehydrogenase — MPDVFTLNDLISRERLDAGESKPAKLAVIGHPVAHSASPRLQQPALDAAGIDARYIRIEIEPGHLRDAFDRMRALGFIGCNVTVPHKFEALEACSEVHPEARSLGAVNTVRFDADHTRGFNTDGPGFVRAIDDEFGQPLSTLKVLIAGAGGGAGQAIATQCALQGIEKLVIVNRTVDKLEPLLNRLVALGPTTEIIALSFDDPLLAMEAHSVDLIVNTSSLGLKKGDASILPAPCLKASHLIYDTIYQPAVTPLISAGQSMNCRTANGLSLLIHQGVLAFQHWFPQTDPLSIMRQAMAD, encoded by the coding sequence ATGCCCGATGTCTTCACCCTCAATGATCTGATTTCCCGTGAACGCCTGGACGCAGGCGAAAGCAAACCGGCGAAACTCGCGGTCATCGGCCATCCCGTCGCCCATTCCGCCTCCCCCCGGCTCCAACAACCGGCGCTCGACGCCGCGGGGATCGACGCGCGCTACATCCGCATCGAGATCGAACCCGGACACCTGCGGGACGCGTTCGACCGGATGCGCGCGCTCGGCTTCATCGGCTGCAACGTCACGGTGCCCCACAAGTTCGAGGCTCTGGAGGCCTGCAGCGAGGTCCACCCGGAGGCACGGTCCCTGGGGGCGGTGAACACGGTTCGCTTCGATGCGGACCACACGCGGGGATTCAACACGGACGGGCCTGGCTTTGTCCGCGCCATCGACGACGAGTTCGGCCAGCCGCTTTCGACACTGAAAGTCCTCATCGCCGGTGCGGGCGGGGGTGCCGGGCAGGCGATCGCCACCCAGTGCGCCCTCCAGGGCATCGAAAAGCTGGTGATCGTGAACCGGACGGTGGACAAGCTGGAGCCGCTGCTCAACCGGCTGGTGGCGCTGGGACCGACCACGGAAATCATCGCCCTTTCGTTCGATGATCCGCTCCTCGCGATGGAGGCCCATAGCGTTGACCTGATCGTGAACACCTCTTCGCTCGGACTGAAGAAAGGCGATGCCTCCATCCTGCCCGCACCATGCCTGAAGGCCAGCCACCTGATCTATGACACCATCTACCAACCGGCGGTGACTCCATTGATCTCCGCGGGGCAGTCAATGAACTGCCGGACGGCGAACGGGCTTTCCCTGCTGATCCACCAAGGGGTGCTGGCGTTCCAGCATTGGTTCCCACAGACCGACCCACTGTCGATCATGCGGCAGGCGATGGCGGATTGA
- the recO gene encoding DNA repair protein RecO produces MPAIITRLTRLTDTSLIVHWFTADHGLIKTVAKGVYRPKSAFAGKLDLFFSGEIDFVMARRGELHSLREVSISHWREGLRRSYLSTLLAAYCCQLMEAAVEPAHPDPPLHDLLTRALDHIDAVGASRRALLHFEAELARLLGIAHHQHSAEFSLKESLGTLPPARMELLDRLSPA; encoded by the coding sequence GTGCCTGCCATCATCACACGCCTGACCCGCCTGACGGACACCAGCCTGATCGTCCATTGGTTCACGGCGGACCATGGTCTGATCAAGACGGTGGCGAAGGGAGTCTACCGTCCCAAAAGCGCGTTCGCGGGGAAACTGGACCTGTTTTTCAGTGGGGAGATTGATTTCGTGATGGCACGGCGCGGGGAGCTCCACAGCCTGCGTGAGGTTTCCATCAGCCACTGGCGGGAGGGACTCCGCAGGAGCTACCTTTCCACGCTGCTCGCCGCCTATTGCTGCCAGCTCATGGAAGCGGCGGTCGAACCCGCCCACCCGGACCCACCTCTCCATGATCTGCTGACGCGTGCGCTCGATCACATCGATGCGGTGGGAGCGAGCCGCCGGGCGCTGCTTCACTTTGAGGCGGAACTCGCCCGGTTGCTGGGAATCGCGCATCACCAGCATTCGGCTGAATTTTCGCTCAAAGAGTCGCTGGGGACACTTCCCCCGGCACGGATGGAACTGTTGGACCGCCTGTCACCAGCATGA
- a CDS encoding helix-turn-helix transcriptional regulator, whose amino-acid sequence MRNDRPQNIIGANVRTVRSALGWTQADLARKCQLKGFDITRTGISQVESLFRRVTDHEMVLIARALRVPVTDLIPKRLPPWIGRPRKDSDP is encoded by the coding sequence ATGCGGAATGACCGGCCCCAGAACATCATCGGAGCGAACGTCCGGACCGTTCGTTCCGCCTTGGGCTGGACGCAGGCTGATCTTGCCCGGAAGTGTCAATTGAAAGGATTCGACATCACCCGTACCGGCATTTCACAGGTCGAAAGCTTGTTCAGGCGTGTCACGGATCACGAAATGGTCTTGATCGCCCGCGCCCTCCGGGTGCCAGTAACGGACCTGATCCCCAAACGGCTTCCTCCATGGATCGGAAGGCCCCGGAAGGACTCCGATCCCTGA
- a CDS encoding Hsp70 family protein — MILGIDLGTTNSAVGVVDSGFPILLADEDGRRITPSAVWLGPDGSVEVGRKALRRRAVDPERVLTSVKRLMGRRWEEVSTEPGVTRAADGSPRILEKSPEEVSAEILKELKRIAEWRMGTSITKAVITVPAYFNDGQRAATKRAGELAGLEVVRILNEPTAAALAYGLDKLQEKSRVAVYDLGGGTFDLSILEMQDGVFQVLATHGDTRLGGDDLDAIILAWVAERESLDVDQLSPEAIVRLKVESERVKIALAGEEESVFRVPFLDGGRSLELPMTRGDLEKLAAPWISRTLRHCRQAMADAGVTPQDLDAVVLVGGSTRMPAVRKAVAELFGKEPDVSQHPDEAIALGATVQAGVLDGSLRRVVLLDVTPLSLGIETFGGLMNVLIPRNTTIPCKAGEMFTNAADGQRSMKVRVLQGEREMARDNWELGVFEVSFDAAAKGQARVGVQFRIDENGILEVLARDVSTGRDTVVTIGSAAVDVDDEAVGTMVGESVEHAFEDMAERIFTEAKMKAEELLPAVRMVLGQGLATDEEKLEIDAAVADVEGAMAKGAANPLKAAVKRLDAATEALAARLVEKAMEEALEKRLGIG; from the coding sequence ATGATTCTGGGCATTGACCTCGGCACGACGAATTCAGCGGTGGGCGTGGTGGATTCCGGCTTCCCCATCCTGCTGGCGGATGAGGATGGGCGGAGGATCACACCGAGCGCGGTCTGGCTGGGGCCGGATGGTTCGGTCGAGGTGGGAAGAAAGGCGCTCCGCCGCAGGGCGGTGGACCCGGAAAGGGTGCTGACCAGCGTGAAGCGGCTGATGGGCCGGCGCTGGGAGGAGGTTTCCACGGAGCCAGGTGTGACCCGTGCGGCGGATGGTTCGCCACGGATTCTGGAGAAGAGTCCGGAAGAGGTCAGCGCGGAGATTCTCAAGGAACTGAAACGCATCGCCGAATGGCGGATGGGAACCTCCATCACGAAAGCGGTCATCACCGTGCCCGCCTATTTCAACGACGGCCAGCGGGCGGCGACGAAGCGGGCCGGGGAGCTGGCGGGGCTGGAGGTGGTGCGCATCCTCAATGAGCCGACCGCGGCGGCGCTTGCCTACGGGCTGGACAAACTGCAGGAGAAATCCCGCGTGGCCGTCTATGACCTCGGGGGCGGCACGTTCGATCTTTCCATCCTGGAAATGCAGGACGGAGTGTTTCAAGTGCTGGCCACCCACGGGGACACCCGGCTCGGTGGGGATGATCTCGATGCCATCATCCTCGCATGGGTGGCGGAGCGGGAGTCGCTGGACGTGGACCAGCTTTCTCCGGAAGCCATCGTCCGCCTGAAGGTCGAGTCGGAGCGTGTCAAAATCGCGTTGGCCGGAGAGGAGGAGTCCGTGTTCCGCGTGCCCTTCCTCGATGGCGGGCGCAGCCTGGAACTCCCGATGACCCGTGGGGATCTGGAGAAGCTGGCCGCACCATGGATCAGCAGAACCCTGAGGCACTGCCGCCAGGCCATGGCGGATGCCGGTGTGACGCCGCAGGATCTGGATGCGGTGGTCCTGGTGGGTGGATCGACCCGGATGCCCGCCGTGAGAAAGGCGGTGGCGGAGCTTTTCGGAAAGGAGCCGGACGTTTCCCAACATCCGGACGAAGCCATTGCCCTGGGGGCCACGGTGCAGGCCGGTGTGCTGGACGGCAGCCTCCGGCGTGTGGTGCTGCTGGACGTCACACCGCTGAGCCTCGGCATCGAGACCTTCGGCGGCCTGATGAACGTCCTCATCCCCCGGAACACGACCATTCCCTGCAAGGCGGGGGAAATGTTCACGAACGCCGCGGATGGCCAGCGATCGATGAAGGTCAGGGTGCTCCAGGGTGAACGTGAGATGGCGCGCGACAACTGGGAGCTGGGTGTTTTCGAAGTCAGCTTCGACGCCGCCGCGAAAGGGCAGGCCCGGGTCGGGGTACAGTTCCGCATCGATGAGAACGGAATCCTGGAGGTGCTGGCGCGGGATGTTTCCACGGGCAGGGACACGGTGGTGACCATTGGCAGCGCGGCGGTGGATGTGGATGATGAGGCGGTGGGAACGATGGTCGGTGAGTCCGTCGAACATGCCTTCGAAGACATGGCGGAGCGGATCTTCACCGAGGCGAAGATGAAAGCGGAGGAACTCCTGCCCGCGGTACGGATGGTGCTCGGCCAGGGACTCGCCACGGATGAGGAAAAGCTTGAGATCGATGCCGCCGTCGCGGATGTCGAGGGGGCGATGGCGAAGGGCGCCGCCAATCCCCTCAAGGCCGCGGTGAAACGCTTGGACGCGGCGACGGAGGCCCTAGCCGCCAGATTGGTGGAGAAGGCGATGGAGGAAGCATTGGAGAAGCGCCTCGGGATCGGCTGA
- a CDS encoding aminotransferase class I/II-fold pyridoxal phosphate-dependent enzyme yields the protein MPATASRLSVFTESVIRGTTRLANLHGAINLSQGFPDFDPPEELLKALETATRGPHHQYAVTWGAPRFREALAQKIHRFTGMTVEPDRHLVVTCGSTEAMMVAMMTACNPGDKVIVFSPFYENYAADAILSGAEPIYVPLHPPYFNYDSKELAAAFAQNPKAIIVCNPSNPTGKVFTHSELMEILHFAERHDAFVITDEPYEHIVYEPEVHTYFAALPGAAERTITCNSLSKTYSITGWRLGYVHAAPEVITQAKKVHDFLTVGAAAPLQEAAVAGLELPDSYYTGLRDLYTAKRDIFLDYLRRTGLAFTEPQGAYYVLVDISPLGFKNDTEASEWFIKEIGVAGVAGSSFFREPVNHLLRFHFAKNESTLHAAGEKLLQVRSRR from the coding sequence ATGCCAGCCACCGCCAGCCGCCTGTCCGTCTTCACCGAGTCCGTGATCCGGGGGACGACCCGACTGGCGAACCTCCACGGGGCGATCAACCTGTCACAGGGATTCCCCGACTTCGATCCGCCGGAAGAACTGCTCAAAGCACTGGAGACGGCGACCCGCGGCCCGCACCACCAATACGCCGTGACCTGGGGTGCACCCCGGTTCCGCGAGGCGCTGGCACAGAAGATCCACCGCTTCACGGGCATGACGGTGGAGCCGGACCGCCACCTGGTCGTCACCTGCGGTAGCACCGAGGCGATGATGGTGGCGATGATGACGGCCTGCAACCCGGGCGACAAAGTCATCGTCTTCTCCCCTTTCTACGAAAACTACGCCGCGGACGCGATCCTGTCCGGTGCGGAGCCGATCTACGTCCCGCTCCATCCACCCTACTTCAACTACGACTCGAAGGAGCTGGCCGCCGCCTTCGCCCAGAACCCGAAGGCGATCATCGTCTGCAACCCGTCCAACCCCACCGGCAAGGTCTTCACCCACTCCGAGCTGATGGAGATCCTCCATTTCGCGGAGCGGCACGATGCGTTCGTCATCACGGACGAGCCATACGAACACATCGTCTATGAACCGGAAGTGCACACCTACTTCGCGGCGCTGCCCGGTGCGGCGGAGCGGACGATCACCTGCAACTCGCTGTCGAAAACCTACTCCATCACCGGCTGGCGGCTGGGCTATGTGCATGCCGCTCCAGAGGTCATCACCCAAGCGAAGAAGGTCCATGATTTCCTGACGGTGGGTGCCGCAGCCCCGCTGCAGGAGGCGGCCGTGGCCGGACTGGAGCTGCCCGACAGCTACTATACCGGCCTGCGGGATCTCTACACGGCGAAACGGGACATCTTCCTGGACTACCTCCGCCGCACCGGCCTGGCATTCACCGAGCCGCAGGGAGCCTACTATGTGCTGGTGGACATTTCCCCCCTCGGGTTCAAGAACGACACGGAGGCGTCCGAGTGGTTCATCAAGGAGATCGGCGTGGCCGGAGTGGCGGGGTCGAGCTTTTTCCGGGAGCCGGTGAACCACCTGCTCCGGTTCCACTTTGCAAAGAACGAGTCAACGCTGCATGCCGCAGGGGAGAAGCTGCTGCAGGTCCGATCACGGCGTTGA
- a CDS encoding helix-turn-helix transcriptional regulator: protein MSGFESPRVGESWWGEAGGLRCGRVKGRTISGGWRWKVASEGSVWLWLNREGSGLLWGDQDRFMLKPGMYAMTGGGGPGEWSCMRYPGSHLVEVVVLSKAWLTERLKRGGEWLHPELGKWLEEGGSVAFCGLMGVWEKDLCDALQKAAEEKGSTRLLAEARVLEWAAVRFFRGHGEERLSGGIRGRDPVRRALDLLRSRLDQPLDLVPLAKEVGVAPHHLSRRVSAETGRTLQRHLRRLRVERACEALDSRRMNVTEAALEVGYQSLSHFAKAFREETGKSPSDWLAEGKR from the coding sequence ATGAGCGGCTTTGAAAGTCCGCGGGTAGGAGAGAGCTGGTGGGGTGAGGCCGGTGGCCTGCGGTGTGGTCGCGTGAAAGGCCGGACGATTTCCGGTGGATGGAGGTGGAAGGTGGCCTCCGAGGGATCGGTGTGGCTGTGGCTGAACCGTGAGGGCAGCGGACTGCTGTGGGGGGACCAGGATCGTTTCATGCTGAAACCGGGAATGTACGCCATGACCGGCGGCGGTGGCCCTGGTGAGTGGTCCTGCATGCGCTATCCGGGTTCGCATCTGGTGGAGGTGGTGGTGCTTTCGAAGGCTTGGTTGACCGAGCGGCTGAAGCGCGGCGGCGAGTGGCTGCACCCGGAACTGGGGAAGTGGCTGGAAGAGGGGGGATCCGTGGCCTTCTGCGGACTCATGGGGGTGTGGGAAAAGGATCTCTGTGATGCCCTGCAAAAAGCGGCGGAGGAAAAAGGCTCCACCCGCCTGCTGGCGGAGGCCCGCGTCCTGGAATGGGCGGCGGTCAGGTTCTTCAGGGGACATGGGGAGGAGCGCTTGTCCGGGGGCATCCGCGGGCGGGATCCCGTGCGCCGCGCCTTGGATCTGCTGCGTTCCCGGCTGGACCAGCCTCTGGACCTTGTTCCCTTGGCGAAGGAAGTGGGTGTGGCCCCCCATCATCTTTCCCGCCGCGTGAGCGCGGAAACCGGGCGGACCTTGCAAAGGCACCTCCGCCGTCTGCGCGTCGAGCGCGCCTGCGAGGCCCTGGACTCCCGCCGGATGAATGTCACGGAAGCCGCGCTGGAAGTCGGCTACCAGAGCCTCAGCCACTTCGCCAAAGCCTTCCGTGAGGAAACCGGCAAGAGCCCGAGTGACTGGTTGGCGGAAGGAAAGAGGTGA
- a CDS encoding glutamate--tRNA ligase → MTVRTRFAPSPTGYLHVGGARTALFNWLFARKHGGTFVLRVEDTDEVRNTDEAKQAIFDGMDWLGLDWDEGPGKGGPHGPYFQSERKAIYDTWFQKLVEAGRVYEDGGAWRFRFERKPVTMTDLVCGEVTIDYRDESNTPDMVVKRSDGSYVFHFVNVVDDLEMEITHVIRGEDHLMNTPKHLQLIEAFGGKAPQYAHIPLILNQDGSKMSKRDAGAAVGDYPRQGFLPDAVVNFLALVGWNSKTDEEIFTPQELVQRFSLEGVNRAPARFDIEKCAWVNLQHIAKMDTASFAAAARPFVEKAGLPVPENFEAIAGSVKEKVRLLQEVPAAVDFLIQDEFSYDEEAVAKVRANAQLPTILIMLGATFSVLSEWSADAAKQALGDVAKEAGAKAGQLMFPLRVALSGRPHGPDLGDILNLLGRERSVARLNRFTNLLTS, encoded by the coding sequence ATGACCGTCCGCACCCGCTTCGCTCCTTCTCCAACCGGCTATCTGCACGTCGGAGGAGCACGCACCGCTTTGTTCAACTGGTTGTTCGCCCGCAAACACGGAGGGACCTTCGTCCTGCGGGTGGAGGACACCGACGAGGTGCGCAACACGGATGAAGCGAAGCAGGCGATCTTCGACGGGATGGACTGGCTGGGGCTGGACTGGGATGAAGGCCCCGGCAAGGGCGGCCCGCACGGTCCGTATTTCCAGAGCGAGCGGAAAGCCATCTACGACACCTGGTTCCAGAAACTGGTGGAGGCGGGCCGCGTCTATGAGGACGGCGGTGCGTGGCGTTTCCGCTTCGAGCGGAAGCCGGTCACGATGACGGACCTGGTCTGCGGGGAAGTCACCATCGACTACCGCGACGAGTCGAACACCCCGGACATGGTGGTGAAGCGGTCGGACGGTTCCTACGTCTTCCACTTCGTCAATGTGGTGGATGACCTGGAAATGGAGATCACCCACGTGATCCGCGGCGAGGACCACCTGATGAACACGCCGAAGCATCTCCAGCTCATCGAGGCGTTCGGCGGGAAAGCCCCCCAATACGCCCACATTCCGCTGATCCTGAACCAGGACGGCTCGAAGATGTCGAAACGCGACGCGGGTGCCGCCGTGGGCGACTACCCGCGCCAGGGATTCCTGCCGGATGCGGTGGTCAACTTCCTGGCCCTGGTCGGCTGGAATTCGAAAACCGACGAGGAGATTTTCACCCCGCAGGAACTGGTCCAGCGTTTCTCGCTGGAAGGCGTGAACCGTGCTCCGGCCCGGTTCGACATCGAGAAATGCGCCTGGGTCAACCTCCAGCACATCGCGAAGATGGACACCGCCTCGTTCGCGGCGGCGGCGAGGCCGTTCGTGGAAAAAGCGGGCCTGCCGGTCCCGGAGAATTTCGAAGCCATCGCCGGTTCCGTGAAGGAAAAGGTGCGCCTGCTGCAGGAGGTGCCCGCCGCGGTCGATTTCCTGATCCAGGACGAGTTTTCCTATGACGAGGAGGCCGTCGCGAAGGTCCGGGCGAACGCCCAGCTACCCACCATCCTCATCATGCTGGGGGCCACCTTCAGCGTGCTGTCCGAATGGTCCGCCGATGCGGCGAAGCAGGCGCTGGGGGATGTCGCGAAAGAGGCCGGAGCGAAAGCGGGCCAGTTGATGTTTCCACTGCGTGTGGCACTTTCCGGGCGTCCCCACGGTCCCGACCTGGGGGACATCCTCAATCTCCTGGGCCGCGAGCGCAGCGTCGCACGCCTGAACCGTTTCACCAACCTACTCACAAGCTGA
- a CDS encoding inositol monophosphatase: MTDLELATHAALEAGKLLREHFGVEAAVDEATHHDIKLALDKESQTLITKILLEQRPGDALYGEEGLAGNLDSERQWIVDPIDGTVNYYYAIPHFCVSIALRVAGEITVGVIHDPMVGETWTVERGGPAMLNGKPIEASKRERLEESILFVGCGKDEEALKTGIERFRKASLKARKMRMMGSAALGMAYIASGRLDAYVESRISLWDIAAGKLLVETAGGKVDLVSNGESDTWAIVATNGRIPIQEIL; the protein is encoded by the coding sequence ATGACTGATCTCGAACTCGCCACCCATGCCGCCCTTGAGGCTGGCAAACTGCTCCGTGAACATTTCGGTGTGGAAGCCGCCGTCGATGAGGCGACCCACCACGACATCAAGCTGGCCCTGGACAAGGAATCCCAGACACTGATCACCAAGATCCTCCTCGAACAGCGCCCGGGGGATGCCCTCTACGGCGAGGAAGGCCTCGCGGGCAACCTGGACTCGGAGCGCCAGTGGATCGTCGATCCCATCGACGGCACGGTGAACTACTACTACGCCATCCCGCACTTCTGCGTCTCCATCGCCCTCCGTGTCGCCGGTGAGATCACCGTTGGCGTCATCCATGATCCGATGGTCGGCGAAACGTGGACCGTCGAGCGCGGTGGTCCGGCCATGCTCAATGGCAAGCCCATCGAGGCGAGCAAGCGGGAGCGTCTGGAGGAGTCCATCCTGTTCGTCGGTTGCGGCAAGGACGAGGAAGCCCTGAAAACGGGCATCGAGCGGTTCCGCAAGGCATCGCTCAAGGCACGGAAGATGCGGATGATGGGCTCCGCCGCGCTGGGCATGGCCTACATCGCCAGCGGACGCCTCGACGCCTATGTCGAGTCGCGGATTTCCCTCTGGGACATCGCCGCAGGCAAGCTGCTGGTGGAAACCGCCGGCGGAAAGGTCGATCTCGTCTCCAACGGCGAGAGTGACACCTGGGCCATCGTCGCCACCAACGGACGTATCCCCATCCAGGAGATTCTCTGA
- a CDS encoding phosphopantothenoylcysteine decarboxylase — protein sequence MNVLITAGPTREPIDPVRFLTNRSSGKMGYALAHAFIHAGNHVLLVSGPTELDVPDYVDFIPVTTAAEMNEVVAQHIGRMDIAVFVAAVADYTPVLTESHKIKKDGERMTIELVKTPDILGSAREGFNFGGTLVGFAAETENLEENARKKLVGKGCDLVIGNDVSSPGHGFDSDRNEVVLVYPDRTEFISSAPKTEIAHDLVDAILEIHRTKESS from the coding sequence GTGAACGTGCTCATCACCGCCGGCCCTACCCGCGAGCCGATCGATCCTGTCCGTTTCCTGACGAACCGCTCGTCCGGAAAGATGGGCTATGCGCTCGCGCATGCCTTCATCCATGCCGGCAACCATGTCCTGCTCGTCTCAGGCCCCACCGAGCTGGATGTCCCGGACTACGTGGACTTCATCCCGGTGACCACCGCGGCGGAGATGAACGAGGTGGTCGCCCAGCACATCGGGCGCATGGACATCGCCGTTTTCGTCGCCGCTGTCGCCGACTACACGCCCGTGCTCACGGAATCCCACAAGATCAAGAAGGACGGCGAGCGGATGACCATCGAACTGGTCAAGACTCCCGACATCCTCGGCTCCGCCAGGGAAGGCTTCAACTTTGGCGGAACCCTCGTCGGGTTCGCCGCGGAAACGGAAAATTTGGAGGAAAACGCCCGGAAGAAGCTGGTGGGGAAAGGCTGTGACCTGGTCATCGGGAATGACGTTTCCTCGCCCGGCCACGGCTTCGACTCCGACCGCAACGAGGTCGTGCTGGTCTATCCGGACCGGACCGAATTCATCTCGTCCGCCCCGAAAACCGAGATCGCGCACGATCTGGTGGACGCGATCCTGGAGATCCACCGCACGAAGGAATCATCCTGA
- the ispF gene encoding 2-C-methyl-D-erythritol 2,4-cyclodiphosphate synthase — MIMTGIGYDVHRFAEGRPLVLGGVTIPHTHGLDGHSDADVLSHAIADAVLGAMGKPDIGYYFPPGDPSCAGISSLKILEKCRDLAAEEGLRIINVDSSLVAEAPKVLPHREAMRKNIGEALGIPPERVGVKATTNELMGFIGRREGIAAMAVAQLE; from the coding sequence CTGATCATGACCGGCATCGGATACGACGTCCATCGGTTCGCGGAAGGACGCCCGCTTGTTCTCGGCGGTGTCACCATCCCGCACACCCACGGGCTTGACGGGCATTCGGATGCAGACGTCCTCAGCCATGCCATCGCGGATGCCGTGCTGGGGGCGATGGGAAAGCCGGACATCGGCTACTACTTTCCGCCCGGAGATCCCTCCTGCGCCGGGATTTCCTCCCTCAAGATCCTCGAAAAGTGCCGCGATCTGGCGGCGGAGGAAGGGCTGCGCATCATCAACGTCGATTCCAGCCTGGTCGCGGAGGCTCCCAAGGTCCTGCCCCACCGCGAAGCCATGCGGAAAAACATCGGCGAAGCCCTCGGCATCCCGCCGGAAAGGGTCGGGGTGAAAGCCACCACCAACGAGCTGATGGGCTTCATCGGCCGCCGTGAAGGGATCGCGGCGATGGCGGTGGCCCAGCTTGAGTAA
- a CDS encoding LysR family transcriptional regulator — translation MDIRELRSFVLLGEQLHFSRAARLMNLSQPALTKQIRRMEEELGSPLFERNKQGTKLSSFGERFLQEARVTVRSFDELMDRGKRAAIGETGRLSIGFGFPTFELVPRLIVKLRQVAPGIEVSLRDMSTAEQMDGLNARVVDIGFMRLPVPKHFHSLPVVVDRLALVSSSLSHLPADAGLADCRDEPFVALSEKRAPGFHHHVLAMCGKHGFHPKVVQQVPELPTAMALVRAGLGVAVIPESFWNSRLEGVRLHRLKEKDAAWKVGAVWHAGDTNPALARFLGLLRQDMKRK, via the coding sequence ATGGACATCCGTGAACTGAGATCCTTCGTGCTGCTGGGTGAGCAACTCCATTTCAGCCGCGCCGCGCGGCTCATGAACCTGAGCCAGCCCGCCCTCACCAAGCAGATCCGGCGGATGGAGGAGGAGCTGGGTTCCCCATTGTTCGAGCGGAACAAGCAGGGGACGAAGCTCAGCAGCTTCGGGGAGCGGTTCCTGCAGGAGGCGCGGGTGACCGTCCGCTCGTTCGATGAGCTGATGGACCGCGGGAAACGCGCGGCCATCGGGGAGACGGGGCGCCTCAGCATCGGCTTCGGCTTTCCCACCTTCGAGCTGGTGCCACGGCTGATCGTGAAACTCCGGCAGGTCGCCCCCGGCATCGAGGTCAGCCTGCGTGACATGTCCACGGCGGAACAGATGGACGGGCTGAATGCGCGGGTGGTGGACATCGGTTTCATGCGCCTCCCCGTGCCGAAACATTTCCACAGCCTGCCGGTGGTCGTGGACCGGCTGGCGCTGGTTTCTTCCTCCCTCTCCCACTTGCCTGCGGATGCCGGCTTGGCGGATTGCAGGGACGAGCCGTTCGTGGCGCTTTCGGAGAAGCGCGCCCCGGGATTCCATCACCACGTGCTGGCCATGTGCGGGAAACACGGTTTCCACCCGAAGGTGGTGCAGCAGGTCCCGGAGCTGCCCACCGCCATGGCCCTCGTTCGTGCCGGTCTGGGTGTCGCCGTCATCCCGGAGTCATTCTGGAACAGCCGTCTGGAAGGCGTGCGGCTCCACCGCTTGAAGGAAAAGGACGCCGCATGGAAAGTCGGTGCCGTATGGCATGCGGGAGACACGAATCCCGCGCTGGCCAGGTTTCTCGGATTGCTCCGCCAGGACATGAAACGGAAATGA
- a CDS encoding tetratricopeptide repeat protein — MDSPTATLISILRERIETLRAAGNLDEALHAAGAAIEKTQQSLGTDLDSIDAFASALELRAEILRELGRHDAARDDYRQAIDQLDNRPDRHDQIGRLYAGLGAALDALEQPERAAVYWENAIQHFEKHTPPLQLDVAGLENNLGFLKKAAGDIDAAESHFLKALEILHSQLGQNHEETASVSNNLGALYHTAGFHEQAREMHMMALETRRSLLGEEDPDTAQSHNNLALALLATGDRAWARRHFEKALAGYEALGPAYADDLEAVADNYCSFLASEGDVALAEIIAGRVRELLGIPAPVPVEEPVEQEEVKDVVL; from the coding sequence ATGGACTCCCCGACCGCCACCCTCATCAGCATCCTCCGCGAACGGATCGAAACGCTCCGCGCCGCCGGCAATCTGGATGAAGCCCTGCACGCGGCTGGTGCTGCCATTGAGAAAACCCAGCAGTCGCTCGGGACCGACCTGGACAGCATCGACGCGTTCGCCTCCGCACTGGAACTGCGTGCGGAGATTCTCCGTGAACTGGGCCGCCATGACGCCGCGCGGGATGATTACCGCCAGGCGATCGACCAGCTCGACAACCGCCCTGACCGCCACGACCAGATCGGCCGCCTCTACGCCGGTCTGGGTGCCGCTCTCGATGCACTCGAACAACCGGAGCGGGCTGCGGTCTATTGGGAAAACGCGATCCAGCATTTCGAGAAACACACCCCGCCGCTCCAACTGGATGTGGCGGGCTTGGAAAACAATCTCGGCTTCCTGAAGAAAGCCGCCGGCGACATCGACGCCGCGGAGTCCCATTTCCTGAAAGCACTGGAAATCCTCCACTCGCAGCTCGGCCAGAACCATGAGGAAACGGCCTCCGTGTCGAACAATCTGGGTGCGCTGTATCACACCGCCGGGTTCCACGAACAGGCACGTGAAATGCATATGATGGCACTGGAAACCCGCCGCTCCCTGCTGGGCGAGGAGGATCCGGACACCGCACAGTCCCACAACAACCTGGCGCTGGCGCTGCTGGCGACCGGCGACCGCGCCTGGGCGCGCCGCCATTTCGAGAAAGCGCTGGCCGGTTACGAAGCGCTCGGGCCTGCCTACGCGGACGACCTGGAAGCGGTGGCGGACAACTATTGTTCGTTCCTGGCTTCGGAAGGTGATGTCGCCCTCGCTGAAATCATCGCCGGACGGGTGCGCGAGCTGCTCGGGATTCCGGCACCGGTTCCGGTCGAGGAGCCGGTCGAGCAGGAAGAAGTGAAGGACGTGGTGCTTTGA